In Erigeron canadensis isolate Cc75 chromosome 7, C_canadensis_v1, whole genome shotgun sequence, one DNA window encodes the following:
- the LOC122608421 gene encoding uncharacterized protein LOC122608421: protein MSTMAMSDAMIMPATNMTTEVQFAKCDCCGLTEECTPTYINNIRERYNGNWICGLCGEAIKDEMARSKVLISIKEAMTRHMDFCSESRSPEPPRNPTVHLIAAMRQILRRSLDSPIKSLPNSPIRNTNNNVRLSRSYTDLQQLME, encoded by the coding sequence ATGTCTACTATGGCTATGAGCGATGCAATGATAATGCCGGCAACGAATATGACAACAGAAGTACAGTTCGCAAAGTGTGATTGTTGTGGGTTGACCGAGGAGTGCACACCAACATACATAAACAACATTCGTGAAAGGTACAATGGCAATTGGATTTGCGGGTTGTGTGGAGAAGCAATAAAAGATGAAATGGCAAGGAGTAAAGTGTTGATTAGCATAAAAGAAGCCATGACACGTCATATGGACTTTTGTAGCGAGTCTAGATCACCTGAACCACCACGGAATCCAACGGTTCATCTGATCGCTGCAATGAGACAAATTCTTAGGCGGAGTTTGGATTCGCCCATTAAGTCTTTGCCTAATAGTCCGATACGAAATACTAACAATAATGTTAGACTTAGTCGATCGTATACAGATTTGCAACAACTTATGGAATGA
- the LOC122607147 gene encoding pre-mRNA-splicing factor SYF1-like encodes MSSLNLLQVLRNPFNLRVWWRYLTELPFKERSVIYERALRALPGSYKLWHAYIRERVELVRNLPVSDSRYQALNNTFERALVTMHKKPRIWIMYLASLTEQKLVTRTRRAFDRALRAFPVTQHDRIWDKYLVFAKQRGVPIDMSLRVYRRFLKYDPGHIEDLIEFLLNSKLWQEAAERLAGVLNDDSFYSTKHRLWLELCDLLTQHASDISGFNVDAVIRGGIRRFSDEVGRLWTSLADYYIRRKLLEKARDVFEEGMTTIVTVRDFSVIFDAYSQFEESVLALKMDEDEENGVEADDDGEDRLNVEKLEEKINRFWLSDKNDVDLRMARLEHLMDRRPELANSVLLRQNPHNVQQWHRRVKIFTGDPTKQILTYTEAVRTIDPIKAVGNPLSLWVAFAKLYETHEDLANARVIFHKAVQVNYKVVDDLARVWCEWAEMELRHKNFKGARELMRGATAEPSAEVKRRVAADGNEPVQMKLHKSLRLWTFYVDLEESLGTLESTRTAYERILDLHIATPQIIINYAMLLEDNKYFEDAFKVYERGVNIFKYPHVKDIWVTYLSKFVKRYGKSKLERSRELFEHAIGMAPSQVVKALYLQYAKLEEDYGLAKRAMRVYDQATKAVPANEKLSVYEIYIARAAEIFGVPKTREIYEQAIVSDGLPDKDAMKMCIKYAELEKSLGEIYRAREIYVQSSCLAHSDGIFWKKWHDFEVQHGNEDTYRDMLRIKRSVYDIMPQHTLVQKSTGEDQMAALERQLAPAAARKLGYVSGGVQESQKESGILQNQEEIDLPGGSDSDEEDGDGNVEIAQKDVPDAIFGGLIRKRKRDEEAENQNADGEARLDALERIKRIASR; translated from the coding sequence ATGTCGTCTTTGAACCTATTACAAGTGCTCCGAAACCCCTTCAACCTTAGAGTATGGTGGCGTTATTTAACCGAATTGCCTTTCAAGGAACGCTCAGTCATATACGAACGGGCGCTCAGAGCATTACCAGGCAGTTACAAACTTTGGCATGCCTATATCCGAGAACGTGTCGAACTGGTACGTAATTTGCCCGTTTCGGATTCCCGATACCAGGCTTTGAATAATACGTTTGAACGTGCCTTGGTCACTATGCATAAGAAGCCCAGGATCTGGATTATGTATCTGGCTAGTTTGACTGAACAAAAGTTGGTCACTAGGACGCGTAGAGCCTTTGACAGGGCGTTACGTGCGTTTCCCGTTACTCAACATGATAGGATCTGGGACAAGTATTTGGTTTTTGCTAAGCAGAGAGGGGTTCCGATCGACATGTCTTTGAGGGTTTATAGACGGTTTTTGAAGTACGATCCGGGTCATATTGAGGATTTGATTGAGTTTTTGTTGAATTCCAAGTTGTGGCAAGAGGCTGCGGAGAGATTGGCGGGTGTTTTGAATGACGATAGCTTCTATTCCACGAAACATAGGTTGTGGTTGGAGCTTTGTGATTTGCTTACCCAACATGCGAGTGACATTTCTGGGTTTAATGTTGATGCGGTTATTCGAGGCGGGATTCGCAGGTTTAGTGACGAGGTGGGTCGGCTGTGGACTTCGTTGGCGGATTATTATATCAGGAGGAAGTTGTTGGAAAAGGCGAGAGATGTATTTGAAGAGGGGATGACCACGATTGTTACTGTTCGGGATTTTAGTGTGATCTTTGATGCCTACTCGCAGTTTGAAGAGAGTGTGCTTGCTTTGAAGATGGACGAGGATGAAGAAAACGGTGTTGAGGCCGATGATGACGGAGAAGATCGGCTTAACGTGGAAAAGTTGGAGGAGAAGATCAACAGGTTTTGGCTATCCGACAAAAACGATGTTGATTTGAGGATGGCGAGATTAGAGCATCTTATGGACAGAAGGCCGGAACTGGCCAATAGTGTTCTTCTTCGTCAAAATCCTCATAATGTTCAACAGTGGCATAGGAGAGTTAAGATCTTCACAGGGGATCCAACCAAGCAGATTCTAACTTATACTGAAGCAGTACGAACGATTGACCCAATCAAAGCGGTCGGCAATCCCCTTTCCTTATGGGTTGCGTTTGCTAAATTGTATGAAACTCATGAGGACCTTGCTAATGCAAGGGTCATCTTTCACAAGGCTGTCCAAGTTAACTATAAAGTTGTGGATGATCTTGCTCGTGTCTGGTGTGAATGGGCAGAGATGGAGCTTAGACACAAGAATTTCAAGGGAGCACGGGAACTAATGAGGGGTGCTACAGCTGAGCCGTCTGCTGAGGTGAAACGCAGAGTGGCTGCTGATGGCAATGAACCGGTTCAAATGAAGCTGCACAAATCCCTAAGGCTCTGGACTTTTTATGTGGATTTAGAAGAAAGTTTAGGCACCTTGGAATCTACCCGTACTGCATATGAAAGGATCTTGGATCTGCACATTGCTACACCGCAGATTATTATAAACTATGCAATGCTGCTAGAGGATAACAAGTACTTTGAGGATGCTTTCAAGGTATACGAAAGGGGGGTGAATATCTTCAAATATCCTCATGTGAAAGACATTTGGGTTACTTATCTCTCAAAATTTGTGAAACGATACGGGAAGTCCAAACTTGAAAGGTCCAGAGAGCTGTTTGAGCATGCCATTGGAATGGCCCCTTCTCAAGTGGTAAAGGCCTTGTATCTTCAATATGCTAAGTTAGAGGAGGATTACGGCCTAGCTAAACGAGCAATGAGGGTATACGATCAAGCAACAAAAGCCGTCCCGGCTAATGAGAAGTTGAGCGTGTATGAAATTTACATAGCACGTGCAGCTGAAATTTTTGGAGTCCCTAAAACTCGGGAGATCTATGAACAGGCCATTGTTTCTGATGGGCTTCCCGATAAGGATGCCATGAAGATGTGCATCAAGTATGCTGAGCTTGAGAAGAGTCTAGGAGAAATTTACCGTGCACGGGAAATATATGTTCAATCATCTTGTCTTGCACACTCTGATGGTATATTTTGGAAGAAGTGGCATGATTTTGAAGTACAACATGGCAACGAGGATACTTATCGAGACATGCTTCGTATTAAGAGGAGTGTTTATGATATTATGCCCCAGCACACCTTAGTGCAGAAGTCAACTGGAGAAGATCAAATGGCTGCTTTAGAAAGGCAGTTAGCTCCTGCTGCTGCTAGAAAGCTTGGATATGTAAGTGGTGGTGTTCAAGAATCACAAAAGGAATCAGGAATCCTACAAAACCAAGAAGAGATTGATCTTCCTGGAGGGAGCGATAGTGACGAAGAGGATGGTGATGGAAATGTTGAGATTGCACAGAAAGATGTTCCTGATGCCATATTTGGTGGGCTTAtcaggaaaagaaaaagagatgaaGAAGCAGAAAATCAAAATGCAGATGGCGAGGCCCGTCTTGATGCACTTGAAAGAATTAAAAGGATTGCGTCAAGATAA
- the LOC122607148 gene encoding uncharacterized protein LOC122607148, with amino-acid sequence MEIRPLVRNHFYYKLGDGHSASTWFDLWDDFCPLINGVTPRMVTNAGFSLTSKVADISENGNWKWPATWNSFFPNSLAPILVESQHDVLQWKDRLGKLTNFYVGTAWEDIHPRDGIVDWYHLVWFNHCIPKHSFLLWLAIMKKLKTQDKIRRWDLQQTLLLCPLCELQSDSHSHLFFECPYAKEVWFEVNMKADLHQQSTVWEDIIQDMIPFSKKTSIFSVISKLTLAASVYFIWQERNALLFKKRKRTKEELVQVVIETIRFKLMTFRFKNNSRVERAMVVWRLPKTLLSTNSSS; translated from the coding sequence ATGGAAATTAGGCCATTGGTCCGAAATCACTTCTATTATAAACTTGGAGATGGCCATTCAGCTTCTACATGGTTTGATTTGTGGGATGATTTTTGTCCATTAATTAATGGAGTCACGCCAAGAATGGTTACAAATGCGGGCTTTAGTCTTACTTCTAAGGTGGCTGATATATCCGAGAATGGCAATTGGAAATGGCCTGCAACTTGGAATTCCTTTTTCCCAAACTCTTTGGCTCCCATTTTGGTGGAGTCCCAACATGATGTCCTACAATGGAAGGATCGACTTGGAAAACTAACAAACTTTTATGTAGGTACAGCTTGGGAGGATATTCACCCAAGAGATGGTATTGTTGACTGGTACCATTTGGTTTGGTTCAATCATTGCATCCCAAAACATTCGTTCCTCTTATGGCTTGCAATCATGAAAAAGCTCAAGACCCAAGATAAGATACGACGTTGGGACCTGCAACAAACACTTTTGCTCTGCCCATTATGTGAGCTGCAATCAGATTCACATTCTCATCTTTTTTTCGAATGCCCTTATGCCAAGGAGGTATGGTTCGAGGTGAATATGAAGGCTGATCTTCATCAACAATCGACCGTGTGGGAAGACATCATTCAGGATATGATTCCGTTTTCTAAGAAGACTTCTATATTTAGTGTGATTTCTAAGTTAACTCTTGCTGCATCGGTGTACTTCATATGGCAAGAAAGAAATGCACTCTTATTTAAAAAGAGGAAGCGAACGAAAGAAGAGTTGGTACAAGTGGTGATCGAAACCATCAGATTTAAACTGATGACTTTTAGATTCAAGAATAATTCGAGGGTCGAGCGAGCTATGGTAGTATGGAGATTACCCAAGACGCTACTTAGTACTAATTCTTCTAGCTGA
- the LOC122607109 gene encoding cation/calcium exchanger 4-like, with product MNRHVYRYRKILNAAFALVLISLIYNKFDQVFDHGQRKSTVRRFMNELSSNVSNSSLEMDIPCTGITNHVGYASSCEFLKANPHCSSDGLFDYLKFYYCGCNEGAFGAIVLVVWLVGLFYLLGNTAADYFCLSLQKLSGLLNLSPTVAGVTLLPLGNGAPDVFASIASFVGKDTGEVGLNSVLGGAVFVTCVVVGIVSICVADQGVQIDKKAFVRDVGFFVFTLVFLLLILVVGNVSVVAAVAFVSIYVVYAVFVAANEIVRKHVQRLKLDAVTPLLPLRVNIFSQDEDSVQGSLLDVETESDGSQSRNSLPEWMWASNVAIYSNQMKFQEHERHLWGWHDDAIEVDQPWFSFWSLCSLLEFPLAIPRRLTIPLVEEETWSKTYAVSSALLSPLLLAFLWNTQDDSGSQSKVIVYILAALVGSTLGILVYMHTRPDHPPSKFLFPWVLGGFLMSIVWFYMIANELVALLVGFGVFLRVNPSILGLTVLAWGNSMGDLVSNIALALDGGDGVQIALSGCYAGPMFNTLMGLGISLLLGSWSVKPASYSVPQDNSLYYTMGFLILGLLWALVILLRNDMRPNRILGTGLVALYLVFLSVRLSSAMGIISLFGLTK from the coding sequence atgaatagACACGTGTATCGATACCGTAAAATTCTCAATGCTGCATTTGCCCTAGTGTTAATTTCCCTAATTTACAATaaatttgatcaagtttttgatCATGGTCAACGAAAGTCAACGGTCAGAAGGTTTATGAATGAATTAAGCTCAAATGTAAGTAATAGTAGCCTAGAAATGGATATACCGTGTACCGGAATAACGAACCATGTCGGTTACGCTTCGAGTTGTGAGTTTTTGAAAGCTAACCCGCATTGTTCGTCAGACGGgctttttgattatttaaagttttattattGTGGCTGCAATGAAGGTGCATTTGGTGCTATAGTTTTAGTTGTTTGGTTAgttggtttgttttacttgttgGGTAATACTGCGGCGGATTACTTTTGTTTGTCGTTGCAAAAGCTTTCGGGCTTGTTGAATTTGTCCCCGACTGTAGCTGGGGTTACTTTGCTTCCGCTTGGAAACGGGGCTCCGGATGTTTTTGCTAGTATTGCTTCATTTGTCGGGAAGGATACGGGTGAAGTTGGGTTGAATAGTGTTTTAGGTGGTGCGGTTTTTGTTACTTGTGTTGTTGTTGGGATTGTGTCGATTTGTGTGGCTGATCAGGGTGTGCAGATTGATAAGAAGGCGTTTGTTAGGGATGttgggttttttgtttttacgtTAGTGTTTCTTTTGTTGATTCTTGTTGTGGGTAATGTGAGTGTGGTGGCTGCGGTGGCATTTGTGTCTATATATGTGGTGTATGCGGTTTTTGTTGCTGCGAATGAAATTGTGAGGAaacatgttcagaggttgaaatTAGATGCTGTCACTCCGTTGCTTCCGCTTAGGGTGAACATATTTTCTCAAGATGAGGATTCGGTTCAAGGTTCCTTGCTTGACGTTGAAACGGAATCTGATGGTTCACAGTCGCGGAATTCTTTGCCCGAATGGATGTGGGCTTCTAATGTTGCGATTTATTCAAACCAAATGAAGTTTCAAGAACACGAAAGACATTTATGGGGATGGCATGATGACGCCATTGAGGTTGATCAGCCATGGTTCTCCTTTTGGAGTCTCTGTTCACTATTGGAGTTTCCATTGGCCATCCCCAGAAGGTTAACTATTCCTTTAGTTGAGGAAGAAACATGGTCAAAAACGTATGCGGTTTCAAGTGCGCTCTTGTCGCCACTTCTTCTTGCATTCCTATGGAACACGCAAGACGATTCGGGCTCTCAAAGCAAGGTCATTGTGTACATTCTTGCTGCTTTGGTTGGGTCCACTCTCGGGATCCTTGTATATATGCACACTAGACCTGACCACCCGCCTAGTAAGTTCCTATTCCCATGGGTTTTAGGTGGCTTTCTTATGAGTATTGTTTGGTTCTACATGATTGCGAACGAGCTTGTTGCGTTATTGGTAGGATTCGGTGTGTTTCTTAGAGTGAATCCTTCAATTCTTGGATTAACGGTATTGGCTTGGGGTAATTCTATGGGTGACTTAGTTTCAAATATAGCACTCGCGTTGGACGGTGGGGATGGTGTCCAGATCGCCTTATCTGGATGCTATGCCGGCCCCATGTTCAATACACTCATGGGTTTGGGAATTTCGTTGCTGCTTGGATCGTGGTCAGTAAAACCTGCCTCATACAGCGTTCCACAAGATAACAGCCTTTACTACACAATGGGGTTTCTCATTTTAGGACTTCTGTGGGCCCTTGTTATTctgttaagaaacgacatgcGCCCTAATAGGATATTGGGTACAGGTCTTGTTGCTCTTTATTTGGTTTTTCTATCAGTACGGTTATCGAGTGCAATGGGGATCATATCATTGTTTGGCCTAACTAAATAA